In Lotus japonicus ecotype B-129 chromosome 5, LjGifu_v1.2, one genomic interval encodes:
- the LOC130721288 gene encoding uncharacterized protein LOC130721288 translates to MGNCFLGAMADPDAAAIKVTTSNGGIMEFNAPVTVSSITSEFPGHAMFRSHDLFWKPLSQFDELEAGKSYYLLPLNNNNIEITSSDVVRQGHVRSHSVPTTSHPAPYRMSLDYQHHQQGMGLLKNSVANNNSSCKTSSSSRFWKVKLVISPEQLVDILAQEARTKELMESVRIVAKCGIGSASSDMVSDQWSTLSSTSWSMSSKIDAFDAGI, encoded by the coding sequence ATGGGAAACTGCTTCTTAGGGGCCATGGCAGATCCTGATGCAGCAGCAATCAAAGTAACAACATCAAACGGTGGAATCATGGAGTTCAATGCTCCTGTCACAGTTTCTTCCATCACAAGTGAGTTCCCGGGACACGCCATGTTCAGAAGCCATGATCTCTTCTGGAAGCCACTGAGCCAATTTGATGAACTGGAGGCAGGTAAGTCTTACTATTTGCTCCccctcaacaacaacaacatagaAATTACCTCATCTGATGTTGTGAGACAAGGCCACGTTCGATCTCACAGCGTTCCCACAACCTCACACCCTGCCCCATATAGAATGTCCTTGGACTACCAGCACCACCAACAAGGAATGGGGTTGCTCAAGAACAGTGTTGCTAATAATAATAGCAGCTGCAAGACTAGTAGCAGTAGTAGATTTTGGAAAGTGAAGCTGGTGATTTCTCCAGAACAGTTGGTGGACATTTTGGCACAAGAGGCTCGCACCAAGGAGTTGATGGAGAGTGTCAGGATTGTAGCAAAATGTGGAATTGGTTCTGCTTCATCAGACATGGTTTCTGATCAGTGGAGTACTCTTTCCAGCACCAGTTGGAGCATGTCCTCTAAGATTGATGCATTTGATGCAGGAATCTAG
- the LOC130717809 gene encoding receptor-like protein EIX2: MGRIRYNVSVPSSVSRNKIIFFLLVQIAQLCCFFLCANSNSVTVPPCIERERQALLEFKASLIKVPAKRISSWKDSSTNCCEWEGIGCDNVTGHVVKLDLRNPCFKLAAEVEEGKEFSLPYGCDYGFKFNSNENGVELKFSIQAPNVSQSLLRLDHLTYLDLTGNNFSSSPIPDSIGNSMGRLRYLSLSHANFGGKIPSSLRNLKNLHHLDLQGRMYIGQGSNSDLQSNDITWISQIQSLRRLDMSDVYLGDADAHNLFQVLTMLPSLSSVYLSRCGLNNSLVPVNATQNMTSLVHLDLSYNFLVSVPPWFSLNLVYVQLSRNHLDSVPSWFRSLKLVYLDLSSNVLHGPIFEAFRNMTSLVHLDLSYNDLDLIPSWFSGLKLVYLDLSRTGLHGPIPEAFRNMTSIQTLYLGQNNFTSIPSWFVELKTLLELDLSYNELIPKKYPLSSILSNMCHLKRLYFSRNKLREEPIASYQLSGCIRYDLEELDLSHNEFSDRLPTWLGKLENLEWLDLGSNSFFGPIPLSIGKLSKLESLDLSYNKLDGPLPYSIGRLVNLQTLDLSCNSFNVHLEYLNLSSNKFYGSVPQSLGEHVSLHTLDLSLNNLSGEVPNCWKDNQRWTEINFASNKLSGVFPISLGNLSSLLWLHLRDNNLHGKLPMPLRNLKNLLILDLGENKLSGSIPSSWIGNTFPSLHILILRQNMLSGSIPNQLCQLTSLKVLDLSLNRLQGSIPLCIGNLTGMALDKSPDKANGKWISKIPYESFIEDSEWSDEDITQVIKGIEVHYKQITKLVVNMDLSSNNLVGTIPNGITLITGLHFLNLSNNHLKGEIPSMIGNMKELESLDVSHNQIYGTIPNSMPALTSFSSLNLSHNNLSGPIPQKYQFLTFNDPSIYADNPYLCGPPLLNKCHDDVSHEAPESKGNEDEDGNKDEVENIWFYFVIAAGFATGFWGVIGTLLFKKNLRHAYFRWVEVVADKIYVASVLKVAKLKKHTMRNQAHG, from the exons ATGGGAAGAATAAGATACAATGTGAGTGTTCCATCATCTGTTTCTAGAAATAAAATCATTTTCTTTCTGTTGGTTCAAATTGCACAACTCTGCTGTTTCTTCTTGTGTGCAAATTCAAACAGTGTCACTGTCCCTCCCTGCATAGAACGAGAGAGGCAAGCTCTTCTCGAGTTCAAAGCATCCCTTATAAAAGTTCCAGCAAAGAGGATTTCATCATGGAAAGATAGTAGTACTAATTGTTGCGAATGGGAAGGCATAGGATGTGACAATGTTACTGGACATGTTGTCAAGCTTGATCTCAGGAATCCTTGCTTCAAGCTAGCAGCAGAAgtagaagaaggaaaagaattTAGTCTGCCATATGGATGTGACTACGGATTCAAATTCAATAGTAACGAGAACGGTGTGGAATTAAAATTTTCTATACAAGCTCCAAATGTGAGTCAATCTCTGTTGCGATTGGATCACTTGACTTACTTGGACTTGACAGGAAATAATTTCAGTTCCAGTCCAATACCAGACTCCATTGGTAATTCTATGGGACGATTGAGgtatctttctctctctcatgCTAATTTTGGTGGAAAGATTCCCAGCAGTTTGAGAAATCTCAAGAACCTGCACCATCTTGACCTCCAGGGACGGATGTACATTGGCCAAGG TTCGAATTCTGATTTACAAAGCAATGACATCACTTGGATCTCTCAAATTCAGTCACTGCGACGCCTTGACATGAGTGATGTTTACCTCGGTGATGCTGATGCACACAATTTGTTCCAGGTACTCACCATGCTTCCTTCCTTGTCAAGTGTTTACTTGTCTCGTTGTGGACTTAACAATTCACTTGTTCCCGTCAATGCTACTCAAAACATGACATCCCTTGTGCATCTTGATCTTTCATACAACTTTCTTGTTTCAGTTCCACCATGGTTTAGCTTAAACCTTGTGTATGTTCAACTTTCCAGAAACCATCTTGATTCAGTTCCATCATGGTTTCGTAGCTTAAAGCTTGTGTATCTTGATCTTTCGTCCAATGTTCTCCATGGTCCGATTTTTGAGGCTTTCAGAAACATGACATCCCTTGTGCATCTTGATCTTTCCTACAACGATCTTGATCTAATTCCCTCATGGTTTAGTGGCTTGAAGCTTGTGTATCTTGACCTTTCACGCACTGGACTCCATGGTCCAATTCCTGAGGCTTTCCGAAACATGACTTCCATTCAAACCCTCTACCTTGGCCAGAACAATTTCACTTCAATTCCATCATGGTTTGTTGAATTGAAGACACTTTTGGAGCTTGATCTTTCATACAATGAGCTCATTCCTAAGAAATATCCTCTTTCATCAATTCTCAGTAACATGTGTCATCTAAAGAGGTTATACTTCTCAAGAAACAAGCTTCGGGAAGAACCAATTGCAAGCTACCAATTATCTGGATGCATTAGATATGATCTAGAGGAACTGGATTTATCTCATAATGAATTTAGTGATCGCTTGCCAACTTGGTTAGGGAAACTTGAAAATTTAGAGTGGCTTGATCTCGGTTCAAATTCTTTCTTTGGACCCATTCCTTTATCTATAGGAAAACTGTCCAAGTTAGAAAGCCTAGATCTGTCATACAATAAGTTGGACGGGCCCCTCCCATACAGTATTGGGAGACTTGTAAATTTACAGACTCTTGATCTTTCATGCAACTCTTTTAATGTCCATTTAGAGTACTTAAACCTTTCTTCTAATAAATTCTATGGTTCCGTTCCTCAAAGTCTAGGGGAACATGTAAGTCTACATACACTTGACCTTTCATTGAACAATTTATCTGGTGAAGTACCAAATTGTTGGAAGGATAATCAACGATGGACTGAAATAAACTTTGCATCCAACAAACTATCAGGTGTGTTTCCAATCTCACTGGGCAATTTGTCATCGTTGTTATGGCTACACTTGAGAGATAACAATCTTCATGGGAAGCTTCCAATGCCTTTGAGAAATTTGAAGAACTTGTTGATTTTGGACCTTGGTGAGAATAAGCTTTCTGGCAGTATACCATCCTCATGGATCGGAAACACCTTTCCCTCACTCCATATTCTTATATTGCGGCAAAACATGCTGAGTGGCAGCATTCCTAACCAACTATGCCAGCTCACATCATTGAAAGTCCTGGACCTTTCCCTTAACAGATTACAAGGTTCAATACCTTTGTGCATAGGCAATCTTACAGGAATGGCCCTGGACAAATCACCAGACAAAGCAAATGGAAAATGGATTTCCAAGATTCCATATGAGTCTTTCATAGAGGATTCTGAATGGTCGGATGAGGATATCACACAAGTCATTAAAGGAATTGAAGTTCACTataaacaaattacaaaactcGTAGTAAACATGGACTTGTCAAGCAACAATTTGGTTGGAACTATTCCCAATGGAATAACTTTGATCACAGGACTGCATTTCTTGAACCTGTCAAATAATCATTTGAAAGGAGAGATCCCTAGTATGATAGGGaacatgaaagaattggaaTCCTTGGATGTGTCTCATAACCAAATTTATGGCACCATTCCAAACAGCATGCCTGCTTTAACTTCATTCAGCAGTTTAAACTTGTCACACAACAATCTTTCAGGACCAATTCCCCAAAAATATCAGTTTCTCACTTTTAATGACCCATCTATTTATGCTGATAACCCATACCTTTGTGGACCTCCGCTCCTAAATAAATGTCATGATGATGTTTCACATGAAGCTCCTGAAAGCAAAggtaatgaagatgaagatggcaacaAAGATGAGGTAGAAAACATATGGTTCTACTTTGTCATAGCAGCTGGCTTTGCAACTGGTTTCTGGGGAGTCATTGGCACATTATTGTTCAAGAAGAATTTGAGGCATGCTTACTTCAGATGGGTGGAAGTTGTAGCAGACAAGATTTATGTGGCAAGTGTGTTAAAAGTTGCAAAGCTAAAGAAACACACAATGAGAAACCAAGCTCATGGGTGA
- the LOC130718643 gene encoding probable WRKY transcription factor 27 — protein MAEDWDLFAIVRSCQSATNTATAPIGNPPPPTTNTTPPSLATFTFKEEYNEAFSFPNIVQPITNEFHDLNQLLTPFNPTTNTTSSANGINTNSPDFAGCIGQHQSNHHHLSVLAPPSKTSIWPSTSSFNRRQHVQKNQNQLPIVQKQDFQVPQSNSALISSNPQPQTPKARKRKNQQKKMVCHVTADNLSLDLWAWRKYGQKPIKGSPYPRNYYRCSSSKGCAARKQVERSNTEDDIFIVTYTGDHSHPRPTHRNSLAGSTRNKSMPSLQTKTTSTTTSCSSPLSSSTPVYPPAEDPPATDDPDPDPEIETDNDVEDEADILLPIDVAMPDDMFMDFDHFPSGRGSG, from the exons ATGGCTGAGGACTGGGATCTCTTTGCCATCGTGAGAAGCTGCCAATCAGCCACCAATACTGCCACGGCCCCAATAGGAAATCCACCACCTCCTACCACCAACACCACACCACCTTCCTTGGCCACTTTTACTTTCAAGGAAGAATATAATGAGGCATTCTCTTTTCCCAATATAGTGCAACCTATAACCAATGAGTTTCATGACCTAAACCAATTGCTCACACCCTTTAAccccaccaccaacaccactaGTAGTGCTAATGGTATCAATACTAATTCCCCTGATTTTGCAGGATGCATTGGACAACACCAAAGCAACCACCACCATCTTTCTGTGCTTGCCCCTCCTTCTAAAACCTCCATTTGGCCCTCCACTTCAAGTTTCAACAGAAGACAACATGTACAGAAAAACCAGAATCAGCTACCAATAGTTCAGAAACAGGATTTTCAAGTACCCCAGAGCAATTCTGCTTTGATTTCATCAAACCCACAACCTCAAACACCCAAAGCAAGAAAAAG AAAAAACCAACAGAAGAAAATGGTGTGCCATGTCACAGCAGATAACCTCTCATTAGATTTGTGGGCATGGCGTAAATATGGACAAAAACCCATCAAGGGTTCTCCATATCCAAG GAACTATTACAGGTGTAGCAGCTCCAAAGGTTGTGCCGCACGAAAGCAAGTTGAACGGAGCAACACTGAAGATGATATCTTCATCGTTACATACACCGGAGACCACTCGCATCCTAGACCAACTCACCGAAACTCGCTCGCCGGGAGTACCCGGAACAAGTCTATGCCATCTTTGCAAACCAAAACTACTAGTACTACTACTTCTTGTTCTTCTCCTCTGTCCTCATCTACTCCGGTGTACCCTCCGGCAGAAGATCCGCCGGCAACGGATGACCCGGATCCAGACCCTGAAATTGAAACTGACAATGACGTCGAAGATGAAGCTGACATTCTGCTACCCATTGATGTAGCCATGCCCGATGATATGTTTATGGACTTTGATCACTTTCCCAGTGGCAGAGGCAGTGGTTAA
- the LOC130717807 gene encoding protein SAR DEFICIENT 4 isoform X2 — MASSSSPVFIPTETLSTILTHKTLINHFQTNLPKVSTYLQTPIRQSYNVSLSSSLLLMPSWSSSPSFPFIGVKLVTHFPQNSAFNLPGVQGSYVLFSSETGQTLASMDCTELTLYRTACVSGLASRYLSRDDSEVLVMVGSGSLAPHLIRAHLSARPSLRKVVIWNRTVEKAASLAEKLRECGEFEEVSFEGCGCGCLDEVVGSGDIVSCATNSEEALVKGERLKDGAHLDLVGSFKHSMKECDDEAIRRGKVFVDNEAALVEAGELVGAFERGVIKKDEIGGTLLELTSGEKAGRSSSEQVTVFKSVGSAVVDMLAAQFVYEAYMQGARIRFPPR; from the exons atggcttcttcttcttctccagtCTTCATACCCACTGAGACCTTAAGCACCATCCTCACCCACAAAACTCTCATCAATCACTTCCAAACCAATCTCCCCAAAGTTTCAACCTATCTCCAAACCCCAATTCGCCAAAGCTACAATGTCTCTCTTTCTTCCTCCCTCCTCCTCATGCCTTCTTGGTCTTCTTCCCCTTCCTTCCCTTTCATCGGCGTCAAACTCGTCACCCATTTCCCTCAAAACTCTGCATTCAACCTACCTGGTGTTCAGGGAAGCTATGTCCTCTTCAGTTCTGAGACTGGTCAAACCCTTGCTTCCATGGACTGCACTGAACTCACCCTTTACCGAACCGCCTGTGTTTCTGGTTTGGCTTCGAGATACTTATCGAGGGATGATAGTGAGGTTCTTGTCATGGTTGGTTCTGGTTCCCTGGCTCCGCATTTGATCAGAGCTCATCTTTCAGCTAGACCCAGTTTGAGAAAAGTTGTGATATGGAATAGGACAGTGGAGAAGGCAGCAAGTTTGGCAGAGAAGCTGAGAGAATGTGGTGAGTTTGAAGAGGTGAGTTTTGAGGGGTGTGGTTGTGGGTGTTTGGATGAGGTTGTTGGAAGTGGGGATATTGTGAGCTGTGCTACCAATTCTGAGGAAGCTCTTGTGAAGGGTGAGAGGTTGAAGGATGGGGCTCATTTGGATTTGGTGGGTTCTTTCAAGCATTCAATGAAGGAATGTGATGATGAGGCTATAAGAAGGGGGAAGGTGTTTGTGGACAATGAGGCTGCACTGGTTGAAGCTGGGGAGTTGGTGGGTGCTTTTGAGAGAGGAGTGATTAAGAAAGATGAAATTGGAGGAACTTTGTTGGAGCTTACTAGTGGTGAAAAAGCTGGAAGAAGCAGTTCAGAGCAAGTTACTGTTTTCAAGTCTGTTGGTTCTGCTGTGGTTGATATGCTGGCAGCACAGTTTGTTTATGAAGCATATATGCAAGGAGCTAG GATACGATTTCCTCCAAGATGA
- the LOC130721410 gene encoding pentatricopeptide repeat-containing protein At5g52850, chloroplastic, translating into MLCKTASHSFSPCRLQETCLRVLSFCNSNSLKEGVCVHSPIIKLGLEDDLYLNNNLLSLYAKCYGVRQARYLFEEMPYRDVVSWTTILSAHTKNKHHFEALELFEMMLGSGQNPNEFTLSSALRSCSALGEIECGAQIHASVVKIGLEVNPVLGTSLIELYTKWDCTVDTYKLLEFVKGGDIVSWTTMISSLIETSKWSEALEIYGKMIETGVCPNEFTFVKLLGLSSFLGLGYGKLLHAQLIRFGIGMNLVLKTAIVDMYSKCRRMEDAIKVSNLTTEYDVCLWTTIISGFTQNLQVREAVNAFLDMELSGILPNNFTYASLLNASSSILSLGLGEQFHSRVIIIGLEDDIYVGNALVDMYMKCSSITKGAVKAFRAIASPNVISWTSLIAGLAEHGFEKESFQLFAEMQAAGVQPDSYTLSTVLVACSNIKSLVQTMKLHGHIIKTKADIDIAVGNALVDAYARGGMAEEAWSVIGMMNHRDPITYTSLAARLNQRGDHDMALKIVTRMCNDEVKMDEFSLASFLSAAAGLGTMGTGKQLHCYSVKTGFERCNSVSNSLVHLYSKCGSMHDAKRAFKEITEPNEVSWNGLISGLVSNGQTSHALYAFDEMRLAGVRPDSVTFMSLISACSHGGLLDQGLEYFYSMEKAYHIKPKLDHYVCLVDLLGRGGRVEEAMGVIETMPFEPDAIICKTLLNACKLHGNVALGEDMARQCLELDPSDPAIYLLLANLYDSAGLNDFGDKTRKLMRERGLRRSPGQCWMEVRSKIHNFSAREKIDENEITQKLEFIITEFKNRGYPYQENEDKLYHSEQLAFAFGLLNVPTMAPIRINKNSLICPHCHTFVMLATQVVRRELIVRDRRRLHFFKDGQCSCRGHS; encoded by the coding sequence ATGCTATGTAAAACAGCTTCTCATAGTTTTTCTCCATGCCGCCTTCAAGAAACTTGCTTGCGGGTTCTTTCTTTCTGCAACTCAAACTCCCTCAAAGAAGGGGTATGTGTTCACAGCCCCATTATCAAACTGGGTTTAGAAGATGACTTGTATTTGAACAACAATTTGCTGTCTTTGTATGCTAAATGCTATGGAGTTCGACAAGCACGCTATCTATTCGAAGAAATGCCGTACAGAGATGTTGTGTCCTGGACAACTATTCTGTCTGCTCATACCAAGAATAAGCATCATTTTGAGGCCCTTGAGTTGTTTGAAATGATGCTGGGTTCTGGTCAGAACCCGAACGAGTTCACCTTGTCGAGTGCCTTGAGATCATGTTCTGCTTTGGGGGAGATTGAGTGTGGTGCTCAAATTCATGCCTCTGTTGTGAAGATTGGGTTAGAGGTGAATCCGGTTCTGGGAACTTCGTTGATTGAGTTATACACCAAGTGGGATTGTACTGTGGACACGTACAAATTGCTTGAATTTGTGAAGGGTGGTGATATTGTGTCATGGACAACGATGATCTCTTCTTTAATTGAAACTAGTAAATGGAGTGAAGCTCTAGAAATCTATGGCAAGATGATTGAAACGGGTGTTTGTCCAAACGAGTTCACATTTGTTAAACTCTTAGGCTTGTCTTCTTTTCTTGGTTTGGGTTATGGGAAGCTACTACATGCACAGTTAATCAGATTTGGTATTGGAATGAATTTGGTGTTGAAAACCGCCATTGTTGACATGTATTCCAAATGCAGACGGATGGAAGATGCAATTAAGGTCTCCAACCTGACAACCGAATATGATGTGTGCTTGTGGACCACCATTATCTCTGGATTTACCCAAAATTTGCAGGTTAGAGAGGCTGTCAATGCATTTCTTGATATGGAATTGTCTGGAATCCTACCAAATAATTTTACATATGCTAGTTTATTGAATGCTAGCTCCTCAATTTTATCATTGGGCCTGGGGGAACAGTTTCATTCACGGGTTATCATAATTGGACTGGAGGATGATATATATGTGGGAAATGCACTGGTGGATATGTACATGAAATGCTCCAGCATCACAAAAGGTGCAGTGAAAGCTTTTAGAGCGATAGCCTCACCAAATGTCATATCTTGGACTTCTTTGATTGCTGGCTTAGCAGAACATGGATTTGAAAAAGAATCTTTTCAGTTGTTTGCTGAGATGCAAGCAGCAGGAGTGCAACCAGATTCCTATACTCTATCTACTGTTCTTGTAGCTTGCAGCAATATAAAGTCTCTTGTTCAAACTATGAAACTCCATGGACATatcataaaaacaaaagcaGACATTGATATAGCTGTTGGGAATGCTCTTGTAGATGCTTATGCTAGAGGGGGAATGGCGGAGGAAGCATGGTCTGTTATTGGCATGATGAATCATAGAGATCCCATCACATACACAAGTTTAGCTGCAAGATTAAACCAGAGGGGCGATCATGACATGGCATTAAAAATAGTGACTCGCATGTGCAATGATGAGGTTAAGATGGACGAATTCAGCTTGGCGAGTTTTCTATCAGCTGCAGCTGGCTTAGGGACTATGGGAACCGGAAAGCAGCTACATTGCTATTCTGTCAAAACAGGTTTTGAGAGATGTAACTCAGTTTCAAACAGCTTAGTTCACTTGTACAGCAAGTGCGGTAGTATGCACGATGCAAAGAGAGCTTTCAAAGAGATAACTGAGCCAAATGAAGTTTCATGGAACGGTTTGATATCAGGATTGGTATCAAATGGACAAACATCCCATGCTCTTTATGCCTTTGATGAAATGAGGTTAGCAGGAGTCAGACCTGATTCTGTCACATTCATGTCACTGATTTCTGCTTGCAGCCATGGTGGTTTATTGGATCAGGGCCTTGAGTATTTCTATTCTATGGAAAAAGCATACCATATAAAACCAAAATTGGATCATTACGTGTGTTTAGTTGATCTCCTTGGTAGAGGTGGTCGCGTAGAGGAAGCTATGGGAGTTATTGAAACAATGCCCTTCGAGCCGGACGCCATAATTTGTAAAACTTTATTAAATGCTTGCAAGTTACATGGAAATGTTGCCCTAGGAGAAGATATGGCAAGGCAATGTCTTGAGCTTGATCCATCTGATCCTGCAATATATTTGCTGCTTGCAAACTTGTATGACAGTGCAGGACTCAATGATTTCGGAGATAAAACTCGCAAGCTGATGAGAGAAAGAGGTTTAAGGAGAAGTCCTGGGCAGTGCTGGATGGAGGTAAGAAGCAAGATTCATAACTTCTCTGCTAGAGAGAAGATTGATGAGAATGAGATTACTCAAAAACTGGAGTTTATTATAACTGAATTTAAGAATAGAGGGTATCCTTACCAAGAGAATGAAGATAAGTTGTACCATTCAGAGCAATTAGCCTTTGCATTTGGTCTTCTTAATGTACCAACTATGGCTCCAATACGCATAAACAAAAATTCACTGATATGCCCTCACTGCCATACTTTTGTAATGTTGGCCACACAAGTAGTTCGTAGGGAGTTAATTGTGAGGGATAGGAGACGGTTGCATTTCTTTAAGGATGGCCAGTGTTCATGCAGAGGTCACTCTTAA
- the LOC130717807 gene encoding protein SAR DEFICIENT 4 isoform X1, with protein sequence MASSSSPVFIPTETLSTILTHKTLINHFQTNLPKVSTYLQTPIRQSYNVSLSSSLLLMPSWSSSPSFPFIGVKLVTHFPQNSAFNLPGVQGSYVLFSSETGQTLASMDCTELTLYRTACVSGLASRYLSRDDSEVLVMVGSGSLAPHLIRAHLSARPSLRKVVIWNRTVEKAASLAEKLRECGEFEEVSFEGCGCGCLDEVVGSGDIVSCATNSEEALVKGERLKDGAHLDLVGSFKHSMKECDDEAIRRGKVFVDNEAALVEAGELVGAFERGVIKKDEIGGTLLELTSGEKAGRSSSEQVTVFKSVGSAVVDMLAAQFVYEAYMQGARQSVEGSEICN encoded by the exons atggcttcttcttcttctccagtCTTCATACCCACTGAGACCTTAAGCACCATCCTCACCCACAAAACTCTCATCAATCACTTCCAAACCAATCTCCCCAAAGTTTCAACCTATCTCCAAACCCCAATTCGCCAAAGCTACAATGTCTCTCTTTCTTCCTCCCTCCTCCTCATGCCTTCTTGGTCTTCTTCCCCTTCCTTCCCTTTCATCGGCGTCAAACTCGTCACCCATTTCCCTCAAAACTCTGCATTCAACCTACCTGGTGTTCAGGGAAGCTATGTCCTCTTCAGTTCTGAGACTGGTCAAACCCTTGCTTCCATGGACTGCACTGAACTCACCCTTTACCGAACCGCCTGTGTTTCTGGTTTGGCTTCGAGATACTTATCGAGGGATGATAGTGAGGTTCTTGTCATGGTTGGTTCTGGTTCCCTGGCTCCGCATTTGATCAGAGCTCATCTTTCAGCTAGACCCAGTTTGAGAAAAGTTGTGATATGGAATAGGACAGTGGAGAAGGCAGCAAGTTTGGCAGAGAAGCTGAGAGAATGTGGTGAGTTTGAAGAGGTGAGTTTTGAGGGGTGTGGTTGTGGGTGTTTGGATGAGGTTGTTGGAAGTGGGGATATTGTGAGCTGTGCTACCAATTCTGAGGAAGCTCTTGTGAAGGGTGAGAGGTTGAAGGATGGGGCTCATTTGGATTTGGTGGGTTCTTTCAAGCATTCAATGAAGGAATGTGATGATGAGGCTATAAGAAGGGGGAAGGTGTTTGTGGACAATGAGGCTGCACTGGTTGAAGCTGGGGAGTTGGTGGGTGCTTTTGAGAGAGGAGTGATTAAGAAAGATGAAATTGGAGGAACTTTGTTGGAGCTTACTAGTGGTGAAAAAGCTGGAAGAAGCAGTTCAGAGCAAGTTACTGTTTTCAAGTCTGTTGGTTCTGCTGTGGTTGATATGCTGGCAGCACAGTTTGTTTATGAAGCATATATGCAAGGAGCTAG GCAGAGTGTTGAAGGAAGTGAGATCTGCAATTAA